In one window of Solanum pennellii chromosome 2, SPENNV200 DNA:
- the LOC107011437 gene encoding pyridine nucleotide-disulfide oxidoreductase domain-containing protein 2, with translation MWRQFRKFSSNSSFSAKEKKWDALIIGGGHNGLTAAAYLARSGLSVAVLERRHIIGGAAVTEELIPGFKFSRCSYLQSLLRPCVIKELELKRHGLKLLKRSPSSFTPRLDGRYLLLGSDKEQNYSEISKFSKSDADAYSRYESQLDKFCEFMDPLLDSSTPETLQGSSHLNTRMRHKLQNSAFWANCLRRALHLGQKDLVDLMDLLLAPASKVLNNWFEADVLKVTLATDAVIGTTASVHTPGSGYVLLHHVMGESDGDRGIWSYVEGGMGTVSSAIAAAAKEAGATILTNAEVSKLMIEDTGRVHGVLLADGTILHSSVVLSNATPFKTFMDLVPDDVLPRDFQNAIKCSDYRSATTKINLAVDRLPQFQCCNLSHPDAGPQHGGTIHIGPESIEEMHSAAQDAENGLPSQRPIIEMTIPTVFDKTICPSGKHVIGLFIQYTPYKPSDGSWENPVYRESFAQRCFSMIDEYAPGFSSSIIGYDMLTPPDLEREIGLTGGNIFHGSMGLDSLFLMRPVKGWSNYRTPIEGLYLCGSGTHPGGGVMGAPGRNAAHVVIEDFKKS, from the exons atgtGGAGACAATTCCGAAAATTTAGCAGTAACAGCAGCTTCAGTGCGAAAGAGAAGAAATGGGATGCTCTGATCATCGGCGGTGGTCACAACGGCCTTACAGCTGCCGCATATCTCGCTCGTTCCGGTCTCTCTGTTGCCGTTCTCGAGAGGCGCCACATCATAGGCGGTGCTGCTGTCACTGAAGAACTCATTCCCGGTTTCAAGTTTTCTCGTTGCAGTTACCTACAAAGCCTCCTCAGACCCTGCGTTATCAA AGAATTGGAGCTGAAGAGACATGGATTGAAGCTACTGAAAAGGAGTCCTTCATCATTCACGCCTCGTCTTGACGGACGCTATCTTCTGCTTGGTTCTGACAAGGAGCAGAACTATTCTGagatttcaaagttttctaaatcTGATGCTGATGCTTACTCAAG GTATGAGAGTCAACTAGACAAGTTCTGCGAGTTCATGGACCCACTTCTGGATTCGTCTACACCAGAAACTCTACAAGGCTCTTCACATCTCAATACTCGTATGAGGCACAAATTGCAAAATTCAGCGTTTTGGGCTAATTGTCTCCGTCGAGCACTCCACTTGGGACAAAAGGACCTAGT GGACTTGATGGACCTTTTACTCGCTCCAGCTTCGAAGGTTTTGAATAACTGGTTTGAG GCAGATGTTCTGAAAGTAACTCTTGCAACTGATGCAGTGATAGGGACCACG GCAAGTGTTCATACGCCTGGAAGTGGATATGTATTGCTACATCACGTGATGGGAGAATCTGATGGTGATCGTGGTATTTGGTC GTATGTTGAAGGGGGAATGGGCACTGTGTCATCGGCTATAGCTGCTGCTGCAAAGGAGGCTGGTGCAACCATATTGACAAATGCCGAA GTTTCGAAATTGATGATTGAAGACACGGGCAGAGTGCATGGG GTATTGCTGGCTGATGGGACCATATTGCATTCTTCTGTTGTTTTATCGAATGCAACACCATTCAAAACTTTCATG GATCTTGTGCCAGATGATGTGCTTCCTCGTGATTTTCAGAATGCTATCAAGTGCTCTGATTATCGCTCT GCtactacaaaaatcaatttggcTGTTGACAGATTGCCACAGTTCCAATGCTGCAATTTAAGTCATCCAGATGCTGGTCCACAGCATGGTGGTACCATTCACATAGGGCCAGAGAG CATAGAAGAGATGCACAGTGCTGCACAGGATGCTGAAAATGGCTTACCATCTCAACGGCCCATAATTGAGATGACAATTCCCACTGTCTTTGACAAGACAATATGTCCATCTG GAAAGCATGTGATTGGTTTATTCATCCAGTACACACCTTATAAACCCTCTGATGGCAGCTGGGAAAATCCTGTATATAGA GAATCATTCGCTCAGAGATGCTTTAGCATGATAGATGAATATGCTCCTGGATTTAGCTCATCAATTATTGGGTATGATATGTTGACTCCTCCAGACCTCGAAAGAGAAATTGGTTTGACAG GAGGCAATATATTCCACGGATCCATGGGATTAGATTCTCTGTTTTTAATGCGGCCAGTGAAAGGATG GTCAAATTATCGGACTCCAATTGAAGGCCTATACTTGTGTGGCAGCGGGACACATCCCGGTGGTGGAGTAATGGGCGCCCCAGGACGCAATGCTGCGCATGTTGTCATTGAGGACTTCAAGAAATCATGA